One segment of Manihot esculenta cultivar AM560-2 chromosome 4, M.esculenta_v8, whole genome shotgun sequence DNA contains the following:
- the LOC110614056 gene encoding DNA repair protein RAD51 homolog 2 isoform X2, which translates to MANKLISEMGLPKSIANIFAARNINTAKDALSLTEFELMELLDVGMADVTSAVAHISAVVSPPYQTALFLMEQRLQNEQFAGHLPTRLKGLDDALCGGIPFGVLTELVGPAGIGKTQFCLKISLLASLPASYGGLEGHVVYIDVESKFSSRRIIEIGSTSFPEIFHRKGMAQEMAGRILVLRPTSLSEFTESLQQIKVLLLQQQVKLLVIDSMAALISGEYDQGAPRQHSLGWHISFLKSLAEFSRIPVVVTNQVRSQRRDEVCQYSFQAQKNAETQEGTDKYDSHVVAALGIHWAHSVTIRLVLEAKSGQRYIKVAKSPMSPPIAFPFIITSSGIALLEDDGIELRGQEINTIHCQGLDEIINFDGERMK; encoded by the exons ATGGCTAACAAGCTGATCAGCGAAATGGGACTGCCCAAATCAATCGCAAACATATTTGCGGCTCGGAATATCAATACTGCCAAG GATGCGTTATCTTTGACTGAATTCGAGTTGATGGAGCTGTTAGATGTGGGAATGGCGGATGTAACATCTGCAGTGGCGCACATTAGCGCAGTTGTTTCGCCTCCATATCAAACT GCACTTTTTTTGATGGAGCAACGGCTACAAAATGAGCAATTTGCAGGGCATCTGCCCACTCGTCTTAAGGGATTAGATGATGCCTTATGCGGTGGCATACCATTTGGTGTTTTGACAGAGTTAGTTGGTCCAGCTGGAATTGGTAAAACACAA TTTTGCCTGAAGATATCGTTGCTGGCTTCACTGCCAGCAAGTTATGGAGGTTTAGAAGGCCATGTAGTATATATTGATGTAGAATCCAAATTTAGTTCAAGAAG GATAATAGAAATTGGATCAACAAGTTTTCCAGAGATATTTCATAGGAAAGGAATGGCACAGGAG ATGGCTGGTAGGATACTTGTTCTGCGACCAACATCACTTTCTGAATTTACTGAGAG TTTGCAACAAATCAAGGTTTTGCTACTTCAACAACAAGTGAAGTTGTTAGTTATTGATAGCATGGCTGCTCTAATTTCAGG GGAATATGATCAGGGGGCTCCTAGACAACATTCATTGGGATGGCATATTTCTTTTCTTAA GTCACTTGCTGAATTTTCGCGAATACCTGTTGTGGTGACAAATCAAGTGAGATCTCAAAGACGTGATGAAGTCTGCCAGTATTCTTTTCAAG CACAAAAAAATGCTGAAACTCAAGAGGGAACTGACAAATATGATTCTCATGTTGTTGCTGCTTTGGGAATTCATTGGGCTCATTCTGTCACCATTCGTCTTGTGCTTGAAGCTAAATCAG GTCAGAGGTACATTAAGGTGGCGAAATCTCCAATGTCACCACCCATAGCGTTCCCTTTTATCATAACATCATCGGGGATAGCATTACTGGAGGATGATGGAATAGAACTGAGAGGGCAAGAGATAAACACAATTCATTGTCAAG GCCTtgatgaaattattaattttgatggGGAAAGGATGAAGTAA
- the LOC110614056 gene encoding DNA repair protein RAD51 homolog 2 isoform X5 encodes MANKLISEMGLPKSIANIFAARNINTAKDALSLTEFELMELLDVGMADVTSAVAHISAVVSPPYQTVGALFLMEQRLQNEQFAGHLPTRLKGLDDALCGGIPFGVLTELVGPAGIGKTQFCLKISLLASLPASYGGLEGHVVYIDVESKFSSRRIIEIGSTSFPEIFHRKGMAQEMAGRILVLRPTSLSEFTESLQQIKVLLLQQQVKLLVIDSMAALISGEYDQGAPRQHSLGWHISFLKSLAEFSRIPVVVTNQVRSQRRDEVCQYSFQAQKNAETQEGTDKYDSHVVAALGIHWAHSVTIRLVLEAKSEVH; translated from the exons ATGGCTAACAAGCTGATCAGCGAAATGGGACTGCCCAAATCAATCGCAAACATATTTGCGGCTCGGAATATCAATACTGCCAAG GATGCGTTATCTTTGACTGAATTCGAGTTGATGGAGCTGTTAGATGTGGGAATGGCGGATGTAACATCTGCAGTGGCGCACATTAGCGCAGTTGTTTCGCCTCCATATCAAACTGTGGGT GCACTTTTTTTGATGGAGCAACGGCTACAAAATGAGCAATTTGCAGGGCATCTGCCCACTCGTCTTAAGGGATTAGATGATGCCTTATGCGGTGGCATACCATTTGGTGTTTTGACAGAGTTAGTTGGTCCAGCTGGAATTGGTAAAACACAA TTTTGCCTGAAGATATCGTTGCTGGCTTCACTGCCAGCAAGTTATGGAGGTTTAGAAGGCCATGTAGTATATATTGATGTAGAATCCAAATTTAGTTCAAGAAG GATAATAGAAATTGGATCAACAAGTTTTCCAGAGATATTTCATAGGAAAGGAATGGCACAGGAG ATGGCTGGTAGGATACTTGTTCTGCGACCAACATCACTTTCTGAATTTACTGAGAG TTTGCAACAAATCAAGGTTTTGCTACTTCAACAACAAGTGAAGTTGTTAGTTATTGATAGCATGGCTGCTCTAATTTCAGG GGAATATGATCAGGGGGCTCCTAGACAACATTCATTGGGATGGCATATTTCTTTTCTTAA GTCACTTGCTGAATTTTCGCGAATACCTGTTGTGGTGACAAATCAAGTGAGATCTCAAAGACGTGATGAAGTCTGCCAGTATTCTTTTCAAG CACAAAAAAATGCTGAAACTCAAGAGGGAACTGACAAATATGATTCTCATGTTGTTGCTGCTTTGGGAATTCATTGGGCTCATTCTGTCACCATTCGTCTTGTGCTTGAAGCTAAATCAG AGGTACATTAA
- the LOC110614056 gene encoding DNA repair protein RAD51 homolog 2 isoform X4, with product MANKLISEMGLPKSIANIFAARNINTAKDALSLTEFELMELLDVGMADVTSAVAHISAVVSPPYQTVGALFLMEQRLQNEQFAGHLPTRLKGLDDALCGGIPFGVLTELVGPAGIGKTQFCLKISLLASLPASYGGLEGHVVYIDVESKFSSRRIIEIGSTSFPEIFHRKGMAQEMAGRILVLRPTSLSEFTESLQQIKVLLLQQQVKLLVIDSMAALISGEYDQGAPRQHSLGWHISFLKSLAEFSRIPVVVTNQVRSQRRDEVCQYSFQAQKNAETQEGTDKYDSHVVAALGIHWAHSVTIRLVLEAKSGLDEIINFDGERMK from the exons ATGGCTAACAAGCTGATCAGCGAAATGGGACTGCCCAAATCAATCGCAAACATATTTGCGGCTCGGAATATCAATACTGCCAAG GATGCGTTATCTTTGACTGAATTCGAGTTGATGGAGCTGTTAGATGTGGGAATGGCGGATGTAACATCTGCAGTGGCGCACATTAGCGCAGTTGTTTCGCCTCCATATCAAACTGTGGGT GCACTTTTTTTGATGGAGCAACGGCTACAAAATGAGCAATTTGCAGGGCATCTGCCCACTCGTCTTAAGGGATTAGATGATGCCTTATGCGGTGGCATACCATTTGGTGTTTTGACAGAGTTAGTTGGTCCAGCTGGAATTGGTAAAACACAA TTTTGCCTGAAGATATCGTTGCTGGCTTCACTGCCAGCAAGTTATGGAGGTTTAGAAGGCCATGTAGTATATATTGATGTAGAATCCAAATTTAGTTCAAGAAG GATAATAGAAATTGGATCAACAAGTTTTCCAGAGATATTTCATAGGAAAGGAATGGCACAGGAG ATGGCTGGTAGGATACTTGTTCTGCGACCAACATCACTTTCTGAATTTACTGAGAG TTTGCAACAAATCAAGGTTTTGCTACTTCAACAACAAGTGAAGTTGTTAGTTATTGATAGCATGGCTGCTCTAATTTCAGG GGAATATGATCAGGGGGCTCCTAGACAACATTCATTGGGATGGCATATTTCTTTTCTTAA GTCACTTGCTGAATTTTCGCGAATACCTGTTGTGGTGACAAATCAAGTGAGATCTCAAAGACGTGATGAAGTCTGCCAGTATTCTTTTCAAG CACAAAAAAATGCTGAAACTCAAGAGGGAACTGACAAATATGATTCTCATGTTGTTGCTGCTTTGGGAATTCATTGGGCTCATTCTGTCACCATTCGTCTTGTGCTTGAAGCTAAATCAG GCCTtgatgaaattattaattttgatggGGAAAGGATGAAGTAA
- the LOC110614056 gene encoding DNA repair protein RAD51 homolog 2 isoform X6 codes for MANKLISEMGLPKSIANIFAARNINTAKDALSLTEFELMELLDVGMADVTSAVAHISAVVSPPYQTVGALFLMEQRLQNEQFAGHLPTRLKGLDDALCGGIPFGVLTELVGPAGIGKTQFCLKISLLASLPASYGGLEGHVVYIDVESKFSSRRIIEIGSTSFPEIFHRKGMAQEMAGRILVLRPTSLSEFTESLQQIKVLLLQQQVKLLVIDSMAALISGEYDQGAPRQHSLGWHISFLKSLAEFSRIPVVVTNQHKKMLKLKRELTNMILMLLLLWEFIGLILSPFVLCLKLNQVRGTLRWRNLQCHHP; via the exons ATGGCTAACAAGCTGATCAGCGAAATGGGACTGCCCAAATCAATCGCAAACATATTTGCGGCTCGGAATATCAATACTGCCAAG GATGCGTTATCTTTGACTGAATTCGAGTTGATGGAGCTGTTAGATGTGGGAATGGCGGATGTAACATCTGCAGTGGCGCACATTAGCGCAGTTGTTTCGCCTCCATATCAAACTGTGGGT GCACTTTTTTTGATGGAGCAACGGCTACAAAATGAGCAATTTGCAGGGCATCTGCCCACTCGTCTTAAGGGATTAGATGATGCCTTATGCGGTGGCATACCATTTGGTGTTTTGACAGAGTTAGTTGGTCCAGCTGGAATTGGTAAAACACAA TTTTGCCTGAAGATATCGTTGCTGGCTTCACTGCCAGCAAGTTATGGAGGTTTAGAAGGCCATGTAGTATATATTGATGTAGAATCCAAATTTAGTTCAAGAAG GATAATAGAAATTGGATCAACAAGTTTTCCAGAGATATTTCATAGGAAAGGAATGGCACAGGAG ATGGCTGGTAGGATACTTGTTCTGCGACCAACATCACTTTCTGAATTTACTGAGAG TTTGCAACAAATCAAGGTTTTGCTACTTCAACAACAAGTGAAGTTGTTAGTTATTGATAGCATGGCTGCTCTAATTTCAGG GGAATATGATCAGGGGGCTCCTAGACAACATTCATTGGGATGGCATATTTCTTTTCTTAA GTCACTTGCTGAATTTTCGCGAATACCTGTTGTGGTGACAAATCAA CACAAAAAAATGCTGAAACTCAAGAGGGAACTGACAAATATGATTCTCATGTTGTTGCTGCTTTGGGAATTCATTGGGCTCATTCTGTCACCATTCGTCTTGTGCTTGAAGCTAAATCAG GTCAGAGGTACATTAAGGTGGCGAAATCTCCAATGTCACCACCCATAG
- the LOC122723507 gene encoding uncharacterized protein LOC122723507 — protein sequence MELFPSKSTPQHHRRHQTLPPKRGQIKAKIFKDLIKSASSTFASLGKSFSESSSSSSSLLLLQFLVGITQMILEPCSLCCSS from the coding sequence ATGGAGCTTTTTCCCTCTAAATCCACTCCACAGCACCACCGCCGCCACCAAACTCTCCCTCCTAAGAGAGGCCAGATAAAGGCGAAGATTTTCAAAGATTTAATAAAATCAGCTTCTTCAACCTTTGCTTCTCTTGGTAAATCGTTCTCTGAGTCTAGCTCTAGCTCTAGCTCCCTGCTCCTGCTGCAATTTCTAGTGGGTATAACTCAGATGATCCTTGAGCCTTGTTCTCTCTGTTGCTCCAGTTGA
- the LOC110614056 gene encoding DNA repair protein RAD51 homolog 2 isoform X7, translating into MANKLISEMGLPKSIANIFAARNINTAKDALSLTEFELMELLDVGMADVTSAVAHISAVVSPPYQTVGALFLMEQRLQNEQFAGHLPTRLKGLDDALCGGIPFGVLTELVGPAGIGKTQFCLKISLLASLPASYGGLEGHVVYIDVESKFSSRRIIEIGSTSFPEIFHRKGMAQEMAGRILVLRPTSLSEFTESLQQIKVLLLQQQVKLLVIDSMAALISGEYDQGAPRQHSLGWHISFLKSLAEFSRIPVVVTNQHKKMLKLKRELTNMILMLLLLWEFIGLILSPFVLCLKLNQALMKLLILMGKG; encoded by the exons ATGGCTAACAAGCTGATCAGCGAAATGGGACTGCCCAAATCAATCGCAAACATATTTGCGGCTCGGAATATCAATACTGCCAAG GATGCGTTATCTTTGACTGAATTCGAGTTGATGGAGCTGTTAGATGTGGGAATGGCGGATGTAACATCTGCAGTGGCGCACATTAGCGCAGTTGTTTCGCCTCCATATCAAACTGTGGGT GCACTTTTTTTGATGGAGCAACGGCTACAAAATGAGCAATTTGCAGGGCATCTGCCCACTCGTCTTAAGGGATTAGATGATGCCTTATGCGGTGGCATACCATTTGGTGTTTTGACAGAGTTAGTTGGTCCAGCTGGAATTGGTAAAACACAA TTTTGCCTGAAGATATCGTTGCTGGCTTCACTGCCAGCAAGTTATGGAGGTTTAGAAGGCCATGTAGTATATATTGATGTAGAATCCAAATTTAGTTCAAGAAG GATAATAGAAATTGGATCAACAAGTTTTCCAGAGATATTTCATAGGAAAGGAATGGCACAGGAG ATGGCTGGTAGGATACTTGTTCTGCGACCAACATCACTTTCTGAATTTACTGAGAG TTTGCAACAAATCAAGGTTTTGCTACTTCAACAACAAGTGAAGTTGTTAGTTATTGATAGCATGGCTGCTCTAATTTCAGG GGAATATGATCAGGGGGCTCCTAGACAACATTCATTGGGATGGCATATTTCTTTTCTTAA GTCACTTGCTGAATTTTCGCGAATACCTGTTGTGGTGACAAATCAA CACAAAAAAATGCTGAAACTCAAGAGGGAACTGACAAATATGATTCTCATGTTGTTGCTGCTTTGGGAATTCATTGGGCTCATTCTGTCACCATTCGTCTTGTGCTTGAAGCTAAATCAG GCCTtgatgaaattattaattttgatggGGAAAGGATGA
- the LOC110614056 gene encoding DNA repair protein RAD51 homolog 2 isoform X1: MANKLISEMGLPKSIANIFAARNINTAKDALSLTEFELMELLDVGMADVTSAVAHISAVVSPPYQTVGALFLMEQRLQNEQFAGHLPTRLKGLDDALCGGIPFGVLTELVGPAGIGKTQFCLKISLLASLPASYGGLEGHVVYIDVESKFSSRRIIEIGSTSFPEIFHRKGMAQEMAGRILVLRPTSLSEFTESLQQIKVLLLQQQVKLLVIDSMAALISGEYDQGAPRQHSLGWHISFLKSLAEFSRIPVVVTNQVRSQRRDEVCQYSFQAQKNAETQEGTDKYDSHVVAALGIHWAHSVTIRLVLEAKSGQRYIKVAKSPMSPPIAFPFIITSSGIALLEDDGIELRGQEINTIHCQGLDEIINFDGERMK, encoded by the exons ATGGCTAACAAGCTGATCAGCGAAATGGGACTGCCCAAATCAATCGCAAACATATTTGCGGCTCGGAATATCAATACTGCCAAG GATGCGTTATCTTTGACTGAATTCGAGTTGATGGAGCTGTTAGATGTGGGAATGGCGGATGTAACATCTGCAGTGGCGCACATTAGCGCAGTTGTTTCGCCTCCATATCAAACTGTGGGT GCACTTTTTTTGATGGAGCAACGGCTACAAAATGAGCAATTTGCAGGGCATCTGCCCACTCGTCTTAAGGGATTAGATGATGCCTTATGCGGTGGCATACCATTTGGTGTTTTGACAGAGTTAGTTGGTCCAGCTGGAATTGGTAAAACACAA TTTTGCCTGAAGATATCGTTGCTGGCTTCACTGCCAGCAAGTTATGGAGGTTTAGAAGGCCATGTAGTATATATTGATGTAGAATCCAAATTTAGTTCAAGAAG GATAATAGAAATTGGATCAACAAGTTTTCCAGAGATATTTCATAGGAAAGGAATGGCACAGGAG ATGGCTGGTAGGATACTTGTTCTGCGACCAACATCACTTTCTGAATTTACTGAGAG TTTGCAACAAATCAAGGTTTTGCTACTTCAACAACAAGTGAAGTTGTTAGTTATTGATAGCATGGCTGCTCTAATTTCAGG GGAATATGATCAGGGGGCTCCTAGACAACATTCATTGGGATGGCATATTTCTTTTCTTAA GTCACTTGCTGAATTTTCGCGAATACCTGTTGTGGTGACAAATCAAGTGAGATCTCAAAGACGTGATGAAGTCTGCCAGTATTCTTTTCAAG CACAAAAAAATGCTGAAACTCAAGAGGGAACTGACAAATATGATTCTCATGTTGTTGCTGCTTTGGGAATTCATTGGGCTCATTCTGTCACCATTCGTCTTGTGCTTGAAGCTAAATCAG GTCAGAGGTACATTAAGGTGGCGAAATCTCCAATGTCACCACCCATAGCGTTCCCTTTTATCATAACATCATCGGGGATAGCATTACTGGAGGATGATGGAATAGAACTGAGAGGGCAAGAGATAAACACAATTCATTGTCAAG GCCTtgatgaaattattaattttgatggGGAAAGGATGAAGTAA
- the LOC110614056 gene encoding DNA repair protein RAD51 homolog 2 isoform X3, translating into MANKLISEMGLPKSIANIFAARNINTAKDALSLTEFELMELLDVGMADVTSAVAHISAVVSPPYQTVGALFLMEQRLQNEQFAGHLPTRLKGLDDALCGGIPFGVLTELVGPAGIGKTQFCLKISLLASLPASYGGLEGHVVYIDVESKFSSRRIIEIGSTSFPEIFHRKGMAQEMAGRILVLRPTSLSEFTESLQQIKVLLLQQQVKLLVIDSMAALISGEYDQGAPRQHSLGWHISFLKSLAEFSRIPVVVTNQHKKMLKLKRELTNMILMLLLLWEFIGLILSPFVLCLKLNQRYIKVAKSPMSPPIAFPFIITSSGIALLEDDGIELRGQEINTIHCQGLDEIINFDGERMK; encoded by the exons ATGGCTAACAAGCTGATCAGCGAAATGGGACTGCCCAAATCAATCGCAAACATATTTGCGGCTCGGAATATCAATACTGCCAAG GATGCGTTATCTTTGACTGAATTCGAGTTGATGGAGCTGTTAGATGTGGGAATGGCGGATGTAACATCTGCAGTGGCGCACATTAGCGCAGTTGTTTCGCCTCCATATCAAACTGTGGGT GCACTTTTTTTGATGGAGCAACGGCTACAAAATGAGCAATTTGCAGGGCATCTGCCCACTCGTCTTAAGGGATTAGATGATGCCTTATGCGGTGGCATACCATTTGGTGTTTTGACAGAGTTAGTTGGTCCAGCTGGAATTGGTAAAACACAA TTTTGCCTGAAGATATCGTTGCTGGCTTCACTGCCAGCAAGTTATGGAGGTTTAGAAGGCCATGTAGTATATATTGATGTAGAATCCAAATTTAGTTCAAGAAG GATAATAGAAATTGGATCAACAAGTTTTCCAGAGATATTTCATAGGAAAGGAATGGCACAGGAG ATGGCTGGTAGGATACTTGTTCTGCGACCAACATCACTTTCTGAATTTACTGAGAG TTTGCAACAAATCAAGGTTTTGCTACTTCAACAACAAGTGAAGTTGTTAGTTATTGATAGCATGGCTGCTCTAATTTCAGG GGAATATGATCAGGGGGCTCCTAGACAACATTCATTGGGATGGCATATTTCTTTTCTTAA GTCACTTGCTGAATTTTCGCGAATACCTGTTGTGGTGACAAATCAA CACAAAAAAATGCTGAAACTCAAGAGGGAACTGACAAATATGATTCTCATGTTGTTGCTGCTTTGGGAATTCATTGGGCTCATTCTGTCACCATTCGTCTTGTGCTTGAAGCTAAATCAG AGGTACATTAAGGTGGCGAAATCTCCAATGTCACCACCCATAGCGTTCCCTTTTATCATAACATCATCGGGGATAGCATTACTGGAGGATGATGGAATAGAACTGAGAGGGCAAGAGATAAACACAATTCATTGTCAAG GCCTtgatgaaattattaattttgatggGGAAAGGATGAAGTAA